A genomic region of Limnohabitans curvus contains the following coding sequences:
- a CDS encoding DUF2065 domain-containing protein, producing MSFDSDTLWVAFGLMLIFEGIFPFVSPHGWRDKMAQLMVLEDGQIRFFGLVCVVVGLLMLWWLG from the coding sequence ATGAGCTTTGACAGCGATACGCTGTGGGTCGCGTTCGGGTTGATGCTCATTTTTGAAGGCATCTTCCCGTTCGTGTCGCCTCACGGTTGGCGCGACAAAATGGCCCAACTCATGGTGTTGGAAGACGGTCAAATCCGCTTTTTCGGCCTGGTCTGCGTTGTGGTCGGTCTTTTGATGCTCTGGTGGCTGGGTTGA
- a CDS encoding ATP phosphoribosyltransferase regulatory subunit produces MSAWVLPDHIADVLPSEARHIEELRRLYLDTARGYGYELVMPPLLEYLESLLSGTGRALDLQTFKLVDQLSGRTLGLRADTTPQVARIDAHLLNRAGVTRLCYCGPVLHTRPDRPFATREPLQFGAEIYGHAGIEADLEVLHLALDTLKAVSIHQFTVDLSDARIVPALLIGVTLTADARDALHSALAAKDTSGVQALSKDLPAHVRTALVALVDMYGDASVLAQAEKTFAAWPVVLQALAELRQIAADLSGVAITFDLADLRGYAYYSGVRFAIFVPGASDALVRGGRYDEVGAVFGRKRPAVGFSLDLKELVSVVPERALKAAIRAPWGTAQGLREAIATLRANGETVVCVMPGHESEVDEFDCDRELIEVAGQWAVQAVPAVQAL; encoded by the coding sequence ATGTCTGCTTGGGTTCTGCCGGATCACATCGCCGATGTTCTGCCTTCTGAGGCCCGGCACATCGAAGAGCTGCGTCGTTTGTACCTCGACACAGCTAGAGGCTACGGCTACGAGTTGGTCATGCCGCCGCTGCTCGAATACCTCGAATCGTTGTTGTCCGGCACCGGCCGCGCACTCGATTTACAAACCTTCAAACTGGTGGACCAACTCTCGGGTCGTACCTTGGGTCTGCGCGCGGACACCACGCCGCAAGTGGCCCGCATTGATGCCCATTTGCTCAACCGTGCCGGTGTGACGCGTCTGTGCTACTGCGGCCCCGTGCTGCACACGCGCCCAGACCGCCCATTCGCCACCCGTGAGCCTTTGCAGTTTGGTGCTGAAATTTATGGCCACGCGGGTATTGAGGCCGATCTCGAAGTGCTGCACTTGGCGTTGGACACCCTCAAAGCCGTGTCCATCCACCAATTCACGGTCGACTTGAGCGATGCGCGCATCGTGCCGGCCTTGCTCATCGGCGTTACCCTGACGGCTGACGCACGCGATGCCTTGCACAGCGCCTTGGCGGCCAAAGACACTTCAGGCGTTCAAGCCCTTTCCAAAGATTTGCCTGCCCATGTGCGCACCGCCTTGGTGGCCTTGGTCGACATGTATGGCGACGCCTCTGTGTTGGCACAAGCCGAAAAAACCTTTGCCGCATGGCCTGTGGTCCTACAAGCCTTGGCTGAGTTGCGCCAAATTGCCGCTGACTTGAGCGGTGTGGCGATCACCTTTGACTTGGCCGACTTGCGCGGCTACGCCTACTACAGCGGCGTGCGCTTTGCCATCTTTGTGCCCGGTGCCAGCGACGCTTTGGTGCGCGGTGGCCGCTACGACGAAGTCGGCGCCGTGTTTGGTCGCAAGCGTCCCGCCGTCGGATTCAGTTTGGACCTGAAAGAGTTGGTCAGCGTGGTGCCCGAGCGCGCTCTCAAAGCAGCCATCCGTGCGCCTTGGGGAACCGCCCAAGGTTTGCGCGAAGCCATTGCCACCTTGCGTGCCAATGGTGAAACCGTGGTCTGCGTGATGCCAGGCCACGAGAGTGAAGTCGATGAATTTGATTGCGATCGTGAACTGATCGAAGTCGCCGGCCAATGGGCAGTGCAAGCTGTTCCTGCCGTTCAAGCCCTTTAA
- a CDS encoding adenylosuccinate synthase: MAATKGRNVVVVGTQWGDEGKGKLVDWLTETATGVVRFQGGHNAGHTLVINGVKTALHLIPSGIMRPGVKCYIGNGVVLSATKLLEEIAGLEKAGVEVRSRLRISEACPLILPYHAAIDIAREAAKEKAGTAKIGTTGRGIGPAYEDKIARRALRVQDLKHPERFATKLRENLELHNHVLTDILHAPAVDFDTVYNEAMAYAKEILPMVADVSRELNEAHKAGANLLFEGAQGTLLDVDHGTYPFVTSSNCVAGNAAAGAGVGPGLLHYILGITKAYCTRVGGGPFPTELDWETPGNPGYHMSTVGAEKGVTTGRSRRCGWFDAALLKRSAQVNGLSGLCITKLDVLDGLTELLLCVGYELDGQTIDILPMGADEISRCKPIYETIPGWTDSTVGVTDYAKLPKAAQHYLNRIAETTGVPIHMVSTSPDRDHTILLTHPYIA, translated from the coding sequence GTGGCTGCAACCAAAGGCCGTAACGTCGTCGTGGTCGGCACCCAATGGGGTGACGAAGGCAAAGGTAAATTGGTCGATTGGTTGACCGAAACCGCCACCGGCGTGGTGCGCTTTCAAGGCGGTCATAACGCAGGCCACACCTTGGTCATCAATGGTGTCAAAACCGCGTTGCACTTGATCCCCAGCGGCATCATGCGCCCTGGCGTGAAGTGCTACATCGGCAACGGTGTGGTCTTGTCTGCCACCAAGTTGCTCGAAGAAATTGCGGGCCTCGAAAAGGCTGGCGTTGAAGTGCGCTCACGTTTGCGCATCAGCGAAGCTTGCCCACTCATCTTGCCTTACCACGCCGCCATCGACATCGCGCGTGAAGCAGCCAAAGAGAAGGCCGGTACCGCCAAGATCGGCACCACAGGCCGCGGCATTGGCCCCGCCTACGAAGACAAAATTGCACGCCGCGCCTTGCGCGTGCAAGACCTGAAGCACCCCGAGCGCTTCGCTACCAAACTGCGCGAGAACCTTGAGCTGCACAACCATGTGTTGACCGACATCTTGCACGCACCCGCGGTGGACTTTGATACCGTCTACAACGAAGCCATGGCTTACGCCAAAGAAATTTTGCCGATGGTGGCCGACGTGTCACGCGAGTTGAACGAAGCCCACAAAGCCGGTGCCAACCTGTTGTTTGAAGGCGCACAAGGCACCTTGCTCGACGTGGACCACGGCACTTACCCCTTCGTCACCTCTAGCAACTGCGTGGCCGGTAACGCCGCTGCAGGCGCTGGCGTGGGCCCAGGTTTGTTGCACTACATCTTGGGCATCACCAAAGCCTATTGCACACGCGTGGGCGGCGGTCCATTCCCGACCGAGTTGGATTGGGAAACCCCCGGCAACCCCGGCTATCACATGTCCACCGTGGGCGCTGAAAAAGGCGTGACCACTGGCCGTTCACGCCGTTGCGGCTGGTTCGATGCCGCCTTGCTCAAACGCAGCGCGCAAGTCAACGGCTTGTCTGGCCTGTGCATCACCAAGCTTGACGTGCTCGACGGCTTGACCGAATTGCTCTTGTGCGTGGGTTACGAGCTGGATGGCCAAACCATCGACATCTTGCCCATGGGCGCTGACGAAATTTCGCGTTGCAAGCCCATTTACGAAACCATCCCTGGCTGGACCGACAGCACCGTGGGTGTGACCGATTACGCCAAGTTGCCCAAAGCCGCTCAGCACTACCTCAACCGCATTGCAGAGACCACCGGCGTGCCTATCCACATGGTGTCGACCAGCCCAGACCGTGACCACACGATCTTGCTGACCCACCCCTACATCGCTTAA
- a CDS encoding phosphoribosyltransferase, with amino-acid sequence MLTEDGKHLYVSYDEYHNLIEKLAIKIHQSGWQFDTILCLARGGMRPGDILSRIFDKPLAIMSTSSYRADAGTVQGHLDIARFITTPKGEIAGKVLLVDDLADTGHTLKAVVDQLKNNYAPITELRTAVIWTKGVSAFAPDYSMDYLPTNPWIHQPFEPYDNMRPAALMEKWKV; translated from the coding sequence ATGTTGACCGAAGACGGCAAACACCTGTACGTGTCGTACGACGAGTACCACAACCTCATTGAAAAACTCGCCATCAAGATTCACCAATCTGGCTGGCAATTCGACACCATCCTGTGCTTGGCCCGTGGCGGCATGCGCCCAGGTGACATCTTGTCGCGCATTTTTGACAAGCCTTTGGCCATCATGTCCACCAGCTCGTACCGCGCTGACGCTGGCACCGTGCAAGGCCACTTGGACATCGCCCGCTTCATCACCACACCCAAAGGCGAAATCGCTGGCAAAGTGTTGTTGGTGGACGATTTGGCTGACACTGGCCACACCCTCAAGGCGGTGGTCGACCAACTCAAAAACAACTACGCACCCATCACTGAGCTGCGTACTGCTGTGATTTGGACCAAGGGCGTGTCGGCATTTGCACCCGACTACTCGATGGACTACTTGCCCACCAACCCATGGATTCACCAACCGTTTGAGCCGTATGACAACATGCGTCCAGCGGCTTTGATGGAGAAGTGGAAGGTTTAA
- a CDS encoding PLP-dependent transferase produces the protein MSRSTDLIHHAYQPPAEFEAPQVGVFKASTVIFPNVAAMRTREWMDKSAYTYGLHGTPTTFTLEERLATLEGGTHCLLTPSGLAAIAHVDFALLKTGDEVLIPDNAYAPNKSLAEGELAQFGITHQVYDALDVNDLAARITPRTRLVWLEAAGSVTMEFPDLVALVQLCKARGVLCALDNTWGAGLAFNAFDLMPEQGAQGQPSLGVDLTIHALTKYPSGGGDVLMGSIVTRSDELARVLKLSHMRLGTGVGANDAEAVLRSLPSLPLRYKAQDTAARTLAAWCASQPAFSQVLHPALPSSPGHAHWQQLCVTPQEPDGLAAGIFSAVMDERFTSQQVDAFCDALQLFKIGYSWGGPMSLVMPYNMASSRVRSVSHMQRGRVVRFCIGLENVIDLQNDIARALKVAHL, from the coding sequence ATGTCACGCAGCACCGACCTCATTCACCACGCCTACCAACCCCCCGCCGAATTTGAAGCGCCGCAAGTTGGCGTGTTCAAAGCCTCGACGGTGATTTTTCCCAACGTGGCTGCCATGCGCACACGCGAATGGATGGACAAGTCGGCTTACACCTACGGCTTGCACGGCACACCCACCACGTTCACCCTCGAAGAACGCTTGGCCACGTTAGAGGGCGGCACGCATTGCCTTCTCACGCCCAGCGGTTTGGCGGCGATTGCGCATGTGGATTTCGCGTTGCTCAAAACCGGCGACGAGGTGTTGATTCCTGATAACGCCTATGCGCCCAACAAGTCGCTGGCCGAGGGTGAGTTGGCGCAGTTTGGCATCACGCATCAGGTGTACGACGCGTTGGATGTGAATGACTTGGCTGCACGCATCACACCGCGCACGCGTTTGGTGTGGCTCGAAGCGGCGGGCTCGGTGACGATGGAGTTTCCCGACCTCGTGGCTTTGGTGCAGCTGTGCAAAGCACGCGGCGTGTTGTGCGCGCTCGACAACACCTGGGGTGCAGGCCTCGCGTTCAACGCGTTTGACCTGATGCCAGAGCAGGGCGCTCAAGGGCAGCCGAGCTTGGGCGTGGACCTGACCATTCATGCGCTCACCAAATATCCCAGTGGCGGTGGCGATGTGTTGATGGGCAGCATCGTCACGCGCAGCGATGAACTGGCGCGTGTGCTCAAACTCAGCCACATGCGTTTGGGCACTGGCGTCGGCGCGAACGATGCCGAGGCGGTGTTGCGCTCGTTGCCTTCGCTGCCGCTGCGCTACAAAGCGCAAGACACAGCCGCACGCACACTGGCCGCATGGTGTGCTTCGCAGCCTGCGTTCAGCCAAGTGCTGCATCCTGCGCTGCCCAGTTCGCCCGGTCATGCACATTGGCAGCAACTGTGTGTGACGCCGCAAGAGCCAGACGGTTTGGCCGCAGGCATTTTCAGCGCGGTGATGGATGAGCGTTTCACTTCTCAGCAAGTGGACGCATTTTGCGATGCTTTGCAGCTGTTCAAAATTGGTTACAGCTGGGGCGGGCCCATGAGCTTGGTGATGCCTTACAACATGGCCTCTAGCCGCGTACGCTCGGTGTCGCATATGCAACGCGGGCGCGTGGTGCGTTTTTGCATTGGGCTAGAGAATGTGATCGATTTACAAAATGACATCGCGCGAGCTCTGAAAGTCGCCCACCTATAA
- a CDS encoding DUF2189 domain-containing protein: MQQLVPDEAHDRIDINPIGFSDPLRWLWRGLRDMASQPLISLFYGVCFWLMALILLAVFKSNPEYTLSAVSGCLLIGPFLAMGLYDVSMHMERGEPPSMGSSLTCWESHIRSMSMLIMVMVVMELLWGRASLVVFAVFFNSAGMPTTATVLEAVFNPQNWEFVAAYICVGGFFAGLVFASMMVSIPMILDRDTDAITACITSLRVFVDHTAVSVFWGLLITVLVVLAMLPSAAGLLVVGPWLGFASWHAYRAAVRVTAAGAS, translated from the coding sequence ATGCAGCAATTGGTACCAGACGAGGCGCATGACCGCATTGACATCAACCCGATTGGCTTCAGCGATCCGTTGCGTTGGCTGTGGCGAGGCTTGCGAGACATGGCCTCGCAGCCTTTGATTTCTTTGTTTTACGGCGTCTGCTTTTGGCTCATGGCGCTGATTCTGCTGGCTGTGTTCAAAAGCAACCCCGAGTACACCTTGTCGGCCGTGTCGGGGTGTTTGCTGATTGGCCCCTTCTTGGCCATGGGTCTGTATGACGTGAGCATGCACATGGAGCGCGGTGAACCGCCGAGCATGGGCAGTTCGTTGACCTGTTGGGAGTCGCATATCCGCAGCATGAGCATGCTCATCATGGTGATGGTCGTGATGGAGTTGCTGTGGGGGCGTGCTTCGTTGGTGGTGTTTGCTGTGTTCTTCAACAGTGCAGGCATGCCCACAACCGCGACTGTTTTAGAAGCAGTGTTCAATCCGCAAAATTGGGAATTCGTGGCAGCCTACATTTGTGTGGGTGGTTTTTTTGCCGGTTTGGTGTTCGCCAGCATGATGGTGTCTATTCCGATGATTTTGGACCGTGACACCGATGCCATCACCGCTTGCATCACCAGCCTACGTGTGTTTGTGGATCACACCGCTGTGTCCGTATTTTGGGGCTTGCTCATCACTGTTTTGGTGGTGTTGGCGATGTTGCCGTCTGCTGCGGGTTTGCTGGTGGTCGGGCCTTGGCTAGGTTTTGCCAGCTGGCATGCGTACCGCGCTGCCGTGCGTGTGACGGCAGCAGGGGCTAGCTAG
- the mnmH gene encoding tRNA 2-selenouridine(34) synthase MnmH — translation MSVTFISAQDAMSRMAIPLGEPGGFSTIIDARSEDEYALDHLPGAVNWPSLNNEERIFVGTLYKQVNAFEAQKHGAAMVAANIARHIQREVLDLPKNWQPLIYCWRGGKRSGSLSLVLGQIGFKVNLIEGGYKAFRAAIVEDIPKRVAPLQFKVISGPTGSGKTRLLYALAAEGAQVLDLEDLASHRSSVLGHIPGQPQPSQKRFDTLVWQALRSFDPERPVFVESESRKVGNLSIPESLMLAMRESPCFELQLSLDERVALLMEDYNFFVDDKDLFCHRLDALVAIRGKAVVDAWKEQIHTGHIDNVVRELLVLHYDPTYAASMVRNFTQGSNATACVADNRHPDSLRKVAQALCQQVGA, via the coding sequence GTGAGCGTGACCTTTATTTCGGCGCAAGACGCCATGAGCCGCATGGCCATTCCGTTGGGCGAGCCCGGCGGCTTCAGCACCATCATCGACGCACGCAGCGAAGACGAGTACGCACTCGACCATTTACCGGGTGCGGTTAACTGGCCCTCGCTCAACAACGAAGAGCGCATCTTCGTGGGCACCCTATACAAACAGGTCAATGCGTTTGAGGCGCAGAAACACGGTGCGGCCATGGTGGCCGCCAACATTGCGCGCCACATCCAACGCGAAGTATTGGATCTGCCCAAAAACTGGCAACCGCTGATTTACTGCTGGCGTGGCGGCAAACGCAGCGGCTCGCTGTCGTTGGTGTTGGGACAAATAGGCTTCAAGGTGAACTTGATTGAAGGTGGCTACAAAGCGTTTCGTGCGGCCATCGTGGAAGACATCCCTAAGCGTGTGGCACCACTGCAATTCAAAGTCATCTCTGGCCCCACGGGCTCAGGCAAAACGCGCTTGCTCTATGCACTCGCCGCCGAAGGTGCGCAAGTGTTGGACCTCGAAGACCTCGCCAGTCACCGCAGCTCGGTGCTGGGCCACATTCCCGGTCAGCCTCAGCCCAGCCAAAAACGCTTTGACACCTTGGTGTGGCAAGCCCTGCGCAGCTTTGACCCTGAGCGGCCTGTGTTTGTGGAGTCTGAAAGCCGCAAAGTGGGCAACCTGTCCATCCCCGAATCGTTGATGCTGGCCATGCGTGAAAGCCCGTGCTTTGAGCTGCAGCTCAGCCTCGATGAACGCGTGGCCTTGCTGATGGAAGACTACAACTTCTTCGTCGATGACAAAGACTTGTTTTGCCACCGCCTAGATGCACTGGTGGCCATTCGCGGTAAAGCTGTGGTGGATGCGTGGAAAGAACAAATTCATACAGGCCACATCGACAACGTGGTGCGCGAGCTGTTGGTATTGCACTACGACCCCACCTATGCGGCATCCATGGTGCGCAACTTCACGCAAGGTTCCAACGCCACGGCGTGTGTGGCAGACAACCGCCATCCAGATAGTCTGCGCAAGGTGGCACAAGCCTTGTGCCAACAAGTGGGCGCTTGA
- a CDS encoding arylesterase: MEGDITSTGPHRRRGQPYPSQVPPPGSAPAPGTVPAATVLVLGDSLSAEYGIPRGKGWVALLADKLQAERPDVRVVNASISGDTTAGGRSRLPAMLDQVRPVQVVIELGGNDALRGLDLNSTQNNLEAMIQACRAVNARVVLVGMQIPPNYGPDYSAKFTVMFANLAKKYRTGLVPFFLKGIADAPDATAQFQPDRIHPKAEAHPRMLANVWPEIKKNL; this comes from the coding sequence ATGGAGGGCGATATCACCTCCACAGGCCCACACCGCCGCCGTGGCCAGCCTTATCCCAGCCAAGTGCCACCGCCCGGCTCTGCCCCTGCACCAGGTACGGTGCCTGCGGCCACTGTTTTGGTGTTGGGCGATTCGCTCAGTGCCGAATACGGCATTCCACGCGGCAAAGGGTGGGTAGCCCTGCTGGCCGACAAGCTACAAGCCGAGCGTCCCGATGTACGCGTGGTCAACGCCAGCATCAGCGGCGACACCACCGCCGGTGGCCGCTCTCGTCTGCCTGCCATGCTCGACCAAGTGCGCCCCGTGCAAGTGGTGATTGAACTTGGCGGCAACGACGCATTACGTGGCCTTGATCTGAACAGCACACAAAACAACCTCGAAGCCATGATTCAAGCCTGCCGCGCCGTCAACGCGCGCGTGGTGTTAGTGGGCATGCAAATACCGCCCAACTACGGGCCAGACTACAGCGCCAAGTTCACCGTGATGTTTGCCAACCTTGCTAAAAAATACCGCACAGGCTTGGTGCCTTTTTTCCTCAAAGGCATTGCCGATGCGCCAGATGCCACGGCGCAATTTCAACCCGACCGCATCCACCCCAAAGCCGAAGCGCACCCGCGCATGTTGGCCAATGTGTGGCCTGAAATTAAAAAGAATTTATAA
- a CDS encoding ABC transporter ATP-binding protein → MTQPSFEKSSTLPSPLMVVSHLSKSVQDASGTLHILRDIDFHLAPQQSLAIVGASGSGKSTLLSIMAGLDTPTQGTVWLGGMDMFAMDEDARAAVRARQVGFVFQSFQLLGNMTALENVMLPLELAGLPNPRAAAKDMLVRVGLGERLGHYPKVLSGGEQQRVALARAFVVKPALLLADEPTGSLDHASGERIMDLMFELNKELGTTLVLVTHDLKLAARCDQAITIEAGQVKG, encoded by the coding sequence ATGACCCAGCCTTCATTTGAAAAATCATCCACATTGCCTTCACCTTTGATGGTCGTCTCGCATTTGTCGAAATCGGTGCAAGACGCCAGCGGCACACTGCACATTCTCCGCGATATCGACTTCCATCTAGCGCCCCAGCAATCATTGGCCATTGTGGGGGCTTCAGGCTCGGGCAAAAGCACTTTGTTGTCCATCATGGCCGGTCTTGATACGCCCACACAGGGCACCGTGTGGCTGGGCGGCATGGATATGTTTGCGATGGACGAAGACGCACGCGCGGCAGTGCGCGCACGTCAAGTGGGGTTTGTGTTTCAAAGCTTTCAGCTCTTGGGCAATATGACGGCGCTAGAAAACGTCATGCTGCCGCTAGAGCTGGCAGGCTTGCCAAACCCACGCGCTGCCGCCAAAGATATGCTCGTGCGTGTGGGCTTGGGCGAGCGTTTGGGCCACTACCCCAAAGTGCTGTCGGGCGGCGAACAACAACGCGTGGCCTTGGCCCGTGCCTTTGTGGTCAAGCCCGCGCTGCTGCTGGCCGACGAGCCCACAGGCAGCCTAGACCACGCCAGCGGCGAGCGCATCATGGATTTGATGTTTGAACTCAACAAGGAACTGGGCACCACATTGGTGTTAGTGACTCACGATTTGAAGCTGGCAGCAAGGTGCGATCAGGCCATCACGATAGAAGCGGGGCAGGTCAAGGGATAA
- the rlmB gene encoding 23S rRNA (guanosine(2251)-2'-O)-methyltransferase RlmB, whose translation MSSAPKVLFGFHAVGVRVKTAPQSVIEIYFDPTRRDARMRQFVDRATEAGIRLIEADGPRLAKLSGGHGHQGVAARVSEIKQVHSLDELLEGIEKIEAPLILVLDGVTDPHNLGACLRVADGAGAHAVIAPKDHAVGINATVAKVASGAAETVPYFMVTNLARTLNELKERNIWIIGTSDDAPKTLYQVDLKGPTALVLGAEGDGMRQLTRKTCDELISIPMCGGVESLNVSVASGVCLYEARRQRTAV comes from the coding sequence ATGTCTTCAGCTCCTAAAGTTCTCTTCGGCTTTCACGCCGTTGGCGTGCGCGTCAAAACAGCGCCGCAATCCGTCATCGAAATCTATTTCGACCCCACGCGCCGTGACGCGCGCATGCGTCAATTTGTGGACCGCGCTACTGAAGCGGGCATCCGTTTGATCGAAGCCGATGGCCCCCGTTTGGCCAAACTCTCAGGCGGTCACGGCCACCAAGGTGTGGCAGCGCGTGTGAGCGAAATCAAGCAAGTGCATTCCTTGGATGAGTTGCTCGAGGGCATTGAAAAAATTGAAGCGCCATTAATTTTGGTGCTCGATGGCGTGACCGATCCACACAACCTAGGCGCTTGTTTGCGCGTGGCCGATGGTGCGGGTGCGCATGCGGTGATTGCCCCCAAAGACCACGCCGTGGGTATCAACGCCACGGTGGCCAAAGTGGCCAGCGGTGCGGCAGAGACGGTGCCATATTTCATGGTGACCAATTTGGCGCGTACCTTGAACGAACTCAAAGAGCGCAACATTTGGATCATCGGCACCAGCGACGATGCACCCAAAACTTTGTACCAAGTCGACCTTAAAGGTCCAACGGCTTTGGTGTTGGGGGCTGAGGGTGACGGCATGCGTCAGCTCACACGCAAGACGTGTGACGAGCTCATCAGCATTCCGATGTGTGGCGGCGTTGAGAGCTTGAACGTGTCGGTGGCCAGCGGTGTTTGCTTGTATGAGGCACGTCGTCAGCGGACTGCTGTTTGA
- a CDS encoding chromate transporter — protein MSITLTLADWGSLFLHFISLSLLAVGGAITTAPDIHRYLVDETHWLSDTQFTSSIALAQGAPGPNVMFVALMGWNVGLNAGGGLAAGWPAVALALWGVLITMVGIMIPSCTLTFVATQWAHRNRDMLAVKAFKSGMAPIVIALLIATGWLLTGNHEYPARDWPLWVLAGATTLVVWKTKTHLLLLLGFGALLGALGWI, from the coding sequence ATGAGCATCACCTTGACCCTCGCCGATTGGGGCTCGCTGTTTTTGCACTTCATCTCGCTCTCGCTCTTGGCCGTGGGTGGCGCCATCACCACGGCGCCCGATATTCACCGCTACTTGGTCGACGAAACACATTGGCTCAGCGACACGCAGTTCACCTCGTCCATCGCTCTAGCGCAAGGCGCCCCCGGCCCCAACGTGATGTTTGTCGCCCTGATGGGTTGGAACGTGGGCCTGAATGCGGGGGGTGGGTTGGCTGCAGGCTGGCCCGCCGTGGCCTTGGCCTTGTGGGGCGTACTCATCACCATGGTGGGCATCATGATTCCGTCATGCACCCTCACCTTTGTTGCCACGCAATGGGCGCACCGCAACCGCGACATGCTGGCGGTCAAAGCCTTTAAAAGCGGCATGGCCCCCATCGTGATTGCGCTACTCATTGCCACGGGTTGGTTACTCACAGGCAATCACGAGTACCCTGCGCGTGATTGGCCCTTGTGGGTCTTGGCTGGTGCTACCACATTGGTTGTGTGGAAGACCAAAACACACCTGTTGCTGCTATTAGGTTTTGGCGCCTTGCTAGGCGCCCTAGGTTGGATCTAA
- a CDS encoding chromate transporter, whose amino-acid sequence MSDAQPLEHSTARNAPKNKTDLFVSFTVLALQGFGGVLAVVQRELVDKKKWLTTDEFVEDWSVAQILPGPNVVNLALMIGGRHFGIAGALAALSGLLIAPTVLVLLLAAAVAGVAETPVAQGMLRGMGAVSAGLIAAVGIKLMGALKNNPMGMLTCIGIGTLTFVAIGLLRLPLAWVLLSLGPLASVWAAHCIKQRDVA is encoded by the coding sequence ATGAGTGATGCCCAACCGCTGGAACACAGCACCGCGCGCAATGCGCCCAAAAACAAAACCGATTTGTTTGTGTCATTCACCGTGCTGGCCTTACAAGGTTTTGGCGGCGTGCTGGCGGTTGTTCAGCGTGAACTGGTGGACAAAAAAAAATGGCTCACCACGGATGAGTTCGTCGAAGACTGGTCCGTTGCGCAAATCCTGCCTGGCCCGAATGTGGTCAACCTCGCACTCATGATCGGTGGCCGACACTTCGGCATTGCAGGCGCATTGGCGGCACTCAGCGGTTTGTTGATTGCACCAACGGTGCTGGTACTGCTGCTGGCCGCAGCGGTGGCCGGTGTGGCAGAGACGCCTGTGGCACAAGGCATGCTGCGCGGCATGGGTGCTGTGTCCGCGGGCCTCATTGCAGCGGTGGGCATCAAGCTCATGGGCGCTTTGAAAAACAACCCCATGGGCATGCTGACCTGCATTGGCATAGGCACCCTCACCTTCGTTGCCATTGGCTTGCTGCGCTTGCCATTGGCTTGGGTGCTGCTCTCCCTCGGCCCATTGGCCAGCGTGTGGGCGGCGCATTGCATCAAACAGCGAGATGTAGCATGA
- the fabG gene encoding 3-oxoacyl-ACP reductase FabG gives MNTNHNSQAQRLQGKVSLITGAAQGIGLATALKFAREGAIVIVCDVKQAAVDEAVKQCQALGAQALGFVVDVTQRDMVDATVKAVLDKFGRIDVLVNNAGITQDARLQKMTLEQFDRVIDVNLRGVFHCAQAVTEAMVAQGSGVILNASSVVGIYGNFGQTNYAATKFGVIGFTKTWSRELGPKGIRVNAVAPGFIQTPILSTIPEKVIHEMTDRVPLKRLGQPEDIANVYAFLASDEAAYINGTVIEVAGGLTL, from the coding sequence ATGAACACAAACCACAACTCACAAGCGCAGCGACTTCAAGGCAAAGTCAGCCTCATCACAGGCGCTGCACAAGGCATTGGCTTAGCCACCGCCCTCAAATTTGCACGAGAAGGCGCCATCGTCATCGTGTGCGACGTCAAACAAGCAGCGGTAGATGAGGCCGTCAAGCAATGCCAAGCCTTGGGTGCGCAGGCCCTTGGCTTTGTGGTGGATGTGACGCAGCGCGACATGGTGGATGCCACGGTCAAAGCCGTGCTCGACAAGTTCGGGCGCATCGATGTGTTGGTCAACAACGCAGGCATCACACAAGATGCACGCTTACAAAAAATGACGTTGGAACAGTTTGACCGTGTGATCGACGTCAACCTGCGGGGTGTGTTCCATTGCGCGCAAGCCGTGACCGAAGCCATGGTGGCTCAAGGCAGCGGCGTGATTTTGAATGCATCTTCTGTCGTCGGTATCTACGGTAACTTCGGCCAGACCAACTATGCGGCCACCAAGTTTGGTGTGATTGGGTTCACCAAAACTTGGAGCCGTGAACTGGGGCCCAAAGGCATTCGTGTGAATGCAGTAGCCCCCGGTTTTATTCAGACGCCCATCTTGTCAACCATCCCTGAAAAAGTGATTCACGAGATGACCGACCGTGTGCCATTGAAACGCTTAGGCCAACCCGAAGACATTGCCAACGTGTATGCCTTCTTAGCCAGTGACGAAGCGGCTTACATCAACGGGACTGTGATTGAAGTGGCTGGCGGTCTGACCTTATGA